In one Halorubrum sp. CBA1229 genomic region, the following are encoded:
- a CDS encoding prolyl oligopeptidase family serine peptidase produces the protein MYRRDLRDTDYDGLLADAAVADRVVQAAVGPDGRIAYAKNRELTTDIWLSTDDGDARLTSRGASAMRYGRTDARWLDWSPGGDRLAFVTADAELATVDVDTGAVEVLTDLEGGIAGLAWGHPGIAVVTDGFSRASLAVVSPDGDRVEAIANDEFLYADPHWQGETVVATRSRHADLFDYEAALVRVPLDDEEVTELFAEPGVRAACPRPRPGDDEAVAFVHDGSGYDAVYGVDAEGNEIAPLYGVPETEVAAPEWNDAGDRLAVTATSGGRTGVHVVDVGGALAAADSGPGVGADPESAADATVLASGDAIHGAPRWDGDRVISVRESPTEPPAVVDAASGERLTPSATAGLAARLPAPEAFTYDSAGTEIHAVVYPPDSDAEGGSVPLLVKPHGGPTAFDGFGFDHRAAYFAALGYAVVRPNYRGSDGFGRAFRMANDGDWGGGDLDDVVRAADATAARYDAVDGDRVGIFGGSGGGLMTVNALGNSDRFRAGAAFYGVYDYESFVDDTDDVGWQLLKRELGDFVRDLDAYRDASPIRTVPDIDDPLMVLHGEADARVPISQSEQLVEELERHDVRHELRRYEGEPHGFGELEHVLDAYTRVADLFAKYLRKRPDDGSSRPYEPPESVTHD, from the coding sequence GTGTACCGACGAGACCTCAGGGACACCGACTACGACGGCCTCCTCGCCGACGCGGCCGTCGCGGACCGCGTCGTGCAGGCCGCGGTCGGGCCGGACGGCCGGATCGCCTACGCGAAGAACCGCGAGCTGACCACCGACATCTGGCTCTCGACCGACGACGGCGACGCGCGGCTCACGAGCCGCGGGGCGTCCGCCATGCGCTACGGTCGCACCGACGCGCGGTGGCTCGACTGGAGCCCCGGCGGCGACCGGCTCGCCTTCGTCACCGCCGACGCCGAGCTGGCGACCGTCGACGTCGACACCGGCGCGGTCGAGGTGCTCACCGACCTGGAGGGCGGTATCGCCGGCCTCGCGTGGGGCCACCCCGGCATCGCGGTCGTCACTGACGGCTTCTCTCGCGCGAGCCTCGCGGTGGTCTCCCCCGACGGCGACCGCGTCGAGGCGATCGCGAACGACGAGTTCCTCTACGCCGACCCGCACTGGCAGGGCGAGACCGTCGTCGCGACCCGGTCGCGACACGCCGACCTGTTCGACTACGAGGCCGCGCTCGTCCGCGTCCCCCTCGACGACGAGGAGGTCACGGAGCTGTTCGCGGAGCCGGGCGTCCGGGCGGCCTGCCCGCGCCCGCGACCCGGCGACGACGAGGCGGTCGCGTTCGTCCACGACGGGAGCGGGTACGACGCGGTGTACGGGGTCGACGCTGAGGGGAACGAAATCGCCCCGCTGTACGGCGTCCCGGAGACGGAGGTCGCGGCGCCCGAGTGGAACGACGCGGGCGACCGGCTCGCCGTGACGGCAACGAGCGGCGGTCGAACCGGGGTCCACGTCGTCGATGTCGGCGGCGCGCTCGCGGCCGCCGACTCCGGGCCCGGCGTGGGCGCGGATCCCGAGTCGGCAGCCGACGCGACGGTGCTCGCGTCCGGCGACGCGATCCACGGCGCGCCGCGGTGGGACGGCGACCGGGTGATATCGGTCCGGGAGTCGCCGACCGAGCCCCCGGCCGTCGTCGACGCGGCGAGCGGGGAGCGGCTCACGCCGTCGGCGACGGCGGGGCTGGCGGCGCGGCTCCCCGCGCCCGAGGCGTTCACGTACGACTCGGCCGGGACGGAAATCCACGCGGTGGTCTATCCGCCCGATTCGGACGCCGAGGGGGGATCGGTTCCCCTCCTCGTGAAACCCCACGGCGGCCCCACCGCCTTCGACGGCTTCGGCTTCGACCACCGGGCCGCCTACTTCGCGGCGCTCGGCTACGCGGTCGTCCGCCCGAACTACCGCGGCTCCGACGGGTTCGGTCGGGCGTTCCGCATGGCGAACGACGGCGACTGGGGCGGCGGCGACCTCGACGACGTGGTCCGGGCCGCGGACGCGACGGCGGCGCGGTACGACGCCGTCGACGGCGACCGCGTCGGGATCTTCGGCGGCTCCGGCGGGGGGTTGATGACCGTGAACGCGCTCGGCAACAGCGACCGGTTCCGCGCCGGCGCTGCCTTCTACGGCGTGTACGACTACGAGTCGTTCGTCGACGACACCGACGACGTGGGGTGGCAGCTCCTCAAGCGGGAGCTCGGCGACTTCGTGCGGGACCTCGACGCCTACCGCGACGCGAGCCCGATCCGGACGGTCCCCGACATCGACGACCCGCTCATGGTGCTCCACGGCGAGGCGGACGCTCGCGTCCCGATCAGTCAGTCGGAGCAGCTCGTCGAGGAGCTGGAGCGACACGACGTCCGCCACGAGCTGCGCCGGTACGAGGGCGAGCCGCACGGCTTCGGGGAGCTGGAGCACGTCCTCGACGCGTACACGCGGGTCGCGGACCTATTCGCGAAGTACCTCCGGAAGCGACCCGACGACGGGAGCAGCCGGCCGTACGAGCCGCCGGAGTCAGTGACCCACGACTGA
- a CDS encoding prenyltransferase has protein sequence MRKAVTDTATDSGRRAFADDLRYLLVLSRPRFWLYLAGPVAVGVTYGIGDVSGLFTPTTVALAAYFLVPANVFLYGVNDAFDADIDELNPKKEEREARWRGSRLVTVAVLGSALAGLATFALTPRVAWPYLAGFLLLSVGYSAPPVRFKTTPFLDSVSNGLYVLPGAAAYATVAGVHPPFAALVGAWLWTMGMHTFSAIPDIEPDRAAGIRTTATLLGEGRTYVYCFACWAAAAAAFAAVDLRLGALLGVYPVFVAWVAASSVSVDRAYWWFPALNTAVGTLLAMGGLWRVYPITEVLA, from the coding sequence GTGAGGAAAGCCGTGACCGACACAGCGACCGACTCCGGCCGGCGAGCGTTCGCCGACGACCTCCGGTACCTGCTGGTGCTGTCGCGGCCGCGCTTCTGGCTGTACCTCGCTGGGCCCGTCGCGGTCGGCGTCACGTACGGCATCGGCGACGTGAGCGGGCTGTTCACGCCGACGACCGTCGCGCTGGCGGCCTACTTCCTCGTGCCGGCGAACGTCTTCCTCTACGGCGTCAACGACGCGTTTGACGCCGACATCGACGAGCTGAACCCGAAGAAGGAGGAGCGCGAGGCGCGCTGGCGGGGGAGCCGGCTCGTCACGGTCGCGGTGCTCGGCTCCGCGCTCGCCGGGCTGGCCACCTTCGCGCTCACGCCGCGGGTCGCGTGGCCGTACCTCGCCGGCTTCCTCCTGCTGTCGGTGGGCTACAGCGCCCCGCCGGTGCGATTCAAGACGACGCCGTTCCTCGACTCCGTCTCGAACGGCCTCTACGTCCTCCCAGGCGCGGCCGCGTACGCGACCGTCGCGGGGGTCCATCCGCCGTTCGCGGCACTCGTGGGCGCGTGGCTGTGGACGATGGGGATGCACACGTTCTCCGCGATCCCCGACATCGAGCCGGACCGCGCGGCCGGGATCCGGACGACGGCGACGCTGCTCGGCGAGGGACGGACGTACGTCTACTGCTTCGCGTGCTGGGCCGCCGCCGCGGCCGCGTTCGCCGCGGTGGACCTCCGGCTCGGCGCGCTGCTCGGCGTCTACCCGGTCTTCGTCGCGTGGGTCGCCGCGTCGTCGGTGTCGGTCGACCGCGCGTACTGGTGGTTCCCGGCGCTGAACACCGCCGTCGGCACCCTGCTGGCGATGGGCGGGCTGTGGCGCGTCTACCCGATCACGGAGGTGCTCGCGTGA
- a CDS encoding NAD(P)/FAD-dependent oxidoreductase → MPTHVAVVGAYGSAGVAAAERLAADPDIELTLIDDGDPGGGLCILRGCMPSKEVLSAAEHRFAARHDDRLSGPLPDVDLEAVVARKNEHTSSFAAHRRAAVEELAEREGVEFLRETAQFAGDRRIAVGDRTIEPDYVVIATGSTANLPSLPGIEDVPVSTSADVLDATAFGESGVVVGFGYVGMELVPYLSEAAGMDLTVIEHDARPLDEADAPFGDALLDYYRDAFDVDVLTHAAERRVEPTDSGGVRLHVDHDGEETAIEADRLFAFTGRRPALDRLGLEATRLDPGPGWVDDAMRARGDERVFVVGDANDKEPILHVAKEQGATAAENLLRHRDGDPLVDYENVHHHVVFSGLGVLPFARVGHSAVSAEAAGLDPHVVTREAADDGVFKTKNVPEGIARLVVGADGTVLGYQGLHYHADVMAKTMQVIVETEMDVRDLPDRAYHPTTPEILDGLFREAAAALAE, encoded by the coding sequence ATGCCAACGCACGTCGCGGTCGTCGGCGCGTACGGGAGCGCCGGCGTCGCCGCCGCCGAGCGGCTCGCGGCCGACCCGGATATCGAGCTGACGCTGATCGACGACGGCGACCCGGGTGGGGGCCTCTGTATCCTCCGCGGCTGTATGCCCTCGAAGGAGGTGTTGTCGGCGGCCGAACACCGGTTTGCGGCGCGACACGACGACCGGCTCTCCGGGCCGCTCCCTGATGTCGACCTGGAGGCCGTCGTGGCGCGGAAGAACGAGCACACGTCGAGCTTCGCCGCCCACCGCCGCGCGGCCGTCGAGGAGCTCGCGGAGCGCGAGGGAGTCGAGTTCCTCCGCGAGACCGCGCAGTTCGCCGGCGACCGCCGGATCGCGGTCGGCGACCGCACGATAGAGCCGGACTACGTCGTGATCGCGACCGGCTCGACGGCCAACCTCCCGTCGCTCCCCGGGATCGAGGACGTGCCGGTGTCGACGAGCGCGGACGTGCTCGACGCGACCGCGTTCGGCGAGTCCGGCGTCGTCGTGGGGTTCGGCTACGTCGGCATGGAGCTGGTGCCGTACCTCAGCGAAGCGGCGGGGATGGACCTCACCGTGATCGAACACGACGCCCGGCCGCTCGACGAGGCCGACGCCCCCTTCGGCGACGCGCTGCTCGACTACTACCGGGACGCGTTCGACGTCGACGTGCTCACGCACGCGGCGGAGCGACGCGTCGAACCGACCGACTCCGGCGGTGTCAGGCTCCACGTCGACCACGATGGCGAGGAGACGGCGATCGAGGCCGACCGACTGTTCGCGTTCACCGGTCGTCGCCCGGCGCTCGACCGGCTCGGGCTCGAGGCGACGCGGCTCGACCCGGGACCGGGATGGGTCGACGACGCCATGCGGGCCCGCGGCGACGAGCGCGTCTTCGTCGTCGGCGACGCCAACGACAAGGAGCCGATCCTCCACGTGGCCAAGGAACAGGGGGCGACGGCGGCCGAGAACCTCCTCCGGCACCGCGACGGCGACCCGCTCGTCGACTACGAGAACGTCCACCACCACGTCGTCTTTTCCGGGCTCGGGGTGCTCCCGTTCGCCCGCGTCGGCCACTCGGCGGTGTCGGCCGAGGCCGCCGGCCTCGACCCCCACGTCGTCACCCGCGAGGCGGCGGACGACGGGGTATTTAAAACGAAGAACGTCCCGGAGGGGATCGCCCGGCTCGTCGTCGGCGCCGACGGCACGGTCCTCGGGTATCAGGGGCTCCACTACCACGCCGACGTGATGGCGAAGACGATGCAGGTGATCGTCGAGACCGAGATGGACGTTCGGGACCTGCCCGACCGCGCGTACCACCCCACCACGCCGGAGATCCTCGACGGGCTCTTCCGGGAGGCGGCGGCGGCGCTCGCGGAGTAG
- a CDS encoding diadenylate cyclase, with amino-acid sequence MSRLAIEYGAHERVREVVDRLTYCAEHVSVEFDGWEEPHVKGPGLYFAVVADRDYGAYADPMGDNRWPRDGCASVFDEDAFISAAGTVSVQQDGGIVVAVDGEIEEQMVRFRDLGTRSDEADLVDDVSYEPWMGSRHMSAIETSVRPEIVATVTLSEESGRVSVFRDGEATSMRRNELGGEWRAE; translated from the coding sequence ATGAGTCGGCTAGCGATCGAGTACGGCGCCCACGAGCGCGTCCGGGAGGTCGTCGACCGACTGACCTACTGCGCCGAGCACGTCAGCGTGGAGTTCGACGGCTGGGAGGAGCCCCACGTCAAGGGGCCGGGGCTGTACTTCGCGGTCGTCGCCGACCGCGACTACGGCGCGTACGCCGACCCGATGGGCGATAACCGCTGGCCGCGGGACGGCTGCGCCTCGGTGTTCGACGAGGACGCCTTTATAAGCGCCGCCGGGACGGTGAGCGTCCAGCAGGACGGCGGGATCGTCGTCGCGGTCGACGGCGAGATCGAGGAGCAGATGGTGCGGTTCCGAGACTTGGGCACCCGGAGCGACGAGGCCGACCTCGTCGACGACGTGAGCTACGAGCCCTGGATGGGGTCGCGACACATGAGCGCGATCGAGACCTCGGTCCGGCCGGAGATCGTGGCGACGGTGACCCTCAGCGAGGAGTCGGGCCGCGTGAGCGTCTTTCGGGACGGGGAGGCGACGTCGATGCGGCGCAACGAACTCGGCGGCGAGTGGCGCGCGGAGTAG
- the moaA gene encoding GTP 3',8-cyclase MoaA, with amino-acid sequence MTEPLADDFGREVTGVRVSLTDRCNFDCVYCHNEGLGDTRGPMEPSEDEMSADDVVRFLEVVEGYGVDSVKFTGGEPMLRQDLEEIIERTPDSMEVSMTTNGTFLPGRAEDLKAAGLDRVNVSQDALDPDDFAEVTKSGAYEKVLEGVRAAVDAGLDPVKLNMVVFTHTAGYVEEMVDHVADNEGLQLQLIEYMPELTGKPEWNIDIGRVHDWLAEEADRVEHREMHDRKRYFVGEDADGEGGGMVEIVDPVENEEFCANCGRVRVTHEGYLKGCLNRNDDLRSMGEMTREEIAETFEAVVANRVPYYGEYLVENDEGEYEINEEYLGAPSVAD; translated from the coding sequence ATGACCGAGCCGCTCGCGGACGACTTCGGACGGGAGGTGACGGGGGTCCGGGTCTCGCTCACCGACCGCTGTAACTTCGACTGCGTCTACTGTCACAACGAGGGGTTAGGCGACACGCGGGGGCCGATGGAGCCGAGCGAGGACGAGATGAGCGCCGACGACGTGGTCCGCTTCTTAGAGGTCGTTGAGGGGTACGGCGTCGACTCGGTGAAGTTCACCGGCGGCGAGCCGATGCTCCGGCAGGACCTCGAGGAGATCATCGAGCGCACGCCCGACTCGATGGAGGTGTCGATGACGACGAACGGGACGTTCCTCCCCGGGCGCGCCGAGGACCTGAAGGCGGCCGGACTCGACCGCGTGAACGTCTCGCAGGACGCGCTCGACCCCGACGACTTCGCCGAGGTGACGAAGTCCGGCGCCTACGAGAAGGTGCTGGAAGGCGTGCGAGCCGCCGTCGACGCCGGCCTCGACCCCGTGAAGCTCAACATGGTCGTGTTCACCCACACGGCGGGCTACGTCGAGGAGATGGTCGACCACGTCGCCGACAACGAGGGGCTCCAGCTCCAGCTCATCGAGTACATGCCGGAGCTCACCGGGAAGCCGGAGTGGAACATCGACATCGGGCGCGTCCACGACTGGCTCGCCGAGGAGGCCGACCGGGTCGAGCACCGCGAGATGCACGACCGGAAGCGCTACTTCGTCGGCGAGGACGCCGACGGCGAGGGCGGCGGGATGGTCGAGATCGTCGACCCCGTGGAGAACGAGGAGTTCTGTGCCAACTGCGGCCGCGTCCGCGTCACCCACGAGGGGTATTTAAAAGGGTGTCTCAACCGCAACGACGACCTCCGGTCGATGGGGGAGATGACCCGCGAGGAGATCGCCGAGACGTTCGAGGCGGTCGTCGCCAACCGCGTCCCCTACTACGGCGAGTACCTCGTCGAGAACGACGAGGGGGAGTACGAGATCAACGAGGAGTACCTCGGCGCGCCGAGCGTGGCGGACTGA
- the crtI gene encoding phytoene desaturase family protein, producing the protein MDVAPDIDAVAGESVVVIGGGFGGLSTACYLADAGADVTLLEKNEQLGGRASRLETDGFRFDMGPSWYLMPDVFERFFGHFGRSPDEFYELERLDPHYRVFWKDGDKVDVLPDREDNKQLFEEYEPGAGEAFEAYLEESERTYNIGMEHFVYEDRPRLRDYVDKDVLRYSWGLSLLGKMQGHVEDYFDHPKLQQLMQYTLVFLGGSPYNTPALYNLMSHVDYNMGVYYPEGGIGAVVDGIVELGRDLGVEYVTDAEVTGIEGRRGGFAVDTADGERYLSDLVVSDADYAHTEQELLPPRKRQYTEEYWESRTYAPSAFLLYLGVEGGVPNLEHHTLVLPTAWDGHFKQIFDDPSWPDDPAYYLCVPSETDDTVAPEGHSNLFALVPIAAGLEDTPALREEYRDLVLDDIAENTGTELRDRIVFEETFCVDDFADRYNSYRGSALGLAHTLRQTSLLRPSHESDAVDGLYFTGSTTTPGIGVPMCLISGQITAEAVSKTA; encoded by the coding sequence ATGGACGTGGCCCCGGACATCGACGCCGTGGCCGGCGAGTCCGTCGTCGTGATCGGCGGCGGATTCGGCGGTCTCTCGACAGCGTGTTACCTCGCGGACGCCGGCGCGGACGTGACCCTCTTAGAGAAGAACGAGCAGCTCGGCGGACGCGCGAGCCGGCTGGAGACCGACGGCTTCCGGTTCGACATGGGCCCCTCGTGGTACCTGATGCCGGACGTGTTCGAGCGGTTCTTCGGCCACTTCGGGCGGTCGCCCGACGAGTTCTACGAGCTGGAGCGGCTCGACCCCCACTACCGCGTGTTCTGGAAGGACGGCGACAAGGTCGACGTGCTCCCGGACCGCGAGGATAACAAACAGCTGTTCGAGGAGTACGAGCCCGGCGCGGGCGAGGCGTTCGAGGCCTATCTGGAGGAGTCGGAGCGGACGTACAACATCGGGATGGAGCACTTCGTCTACGAGGACCGCCCGCGACTGCGCGACTACGTGGACAAGGACGTGCTCCGGTACTCGTGGGGACTCTCGCTTCTGGGCAAGATGCAGGGGCACGTGGAGGACTACTTCGACCACCCGAAGCTCCAGCAGTTGATGCAGTACACCCTCGTCTTTCTCGGCGGCTCGCCGTACAACACGCCGGCGCTGTACAACCTGATGAGCCACGTGGACTACAACATGGGCGTCTACTACCCCGAGGGCGGGATCGGCGCCGTCGTCGACGGGATCGTCGAACTCGGCCGCGACCTCGGCGTGGAGTACGTCACCGACGCCGAGGTGACGGGGATCGAGGGGCGCCGCGGCGGGTTCGCGGTCGACACCGCCGACGGCGAGCGATACCTCTCGGATCTGGTCGTCTCCGACGCCGACTACGCGCACACCGAACAGGAGCTGCTCCCGCCGCGCAAGCGCCAGTACACGGAGGAGTACTGGGAGTCGCGGACGTACGCCCCCTCCGCGTTCCTGCTGTACCTCGGCGTCGAGGGCGGCGTGCCGAACCTCGAACACCACACGCTGGTGCTGCCGACGGCGTGGGACGGCCACTTCAAGCAGATCTTCGACGACCCCTCGTGGCCCGACGACCCCGCCTACTACCTCTGTGTCCCCTCCGAGACCGACGACACGGTGGCACCCGAGGGCCACAGCAACCTCTTCGCCTTGGTCCCCATCGCGGCCGGACTGGAGGACACCCCGGCGCTCCGCGAGGAGTACCGCGACCTCGTGTTAGACGACATCGCGGAGAACACCGGCACGGAGCTCCGCGACCGGATCGTCTTCGAGGAGACGTTCTGCGTCGACGACTTCGCCGACCGGTACAACAGCTACCGGGGGAGCGCGCTCGGCTTGGCGCACACGCTGCGGCAGACCTCCCTGCTCCGGCCGTCCCACGAGTCCGACGCGGTCGACGGCCTCTACTTCACGGGGTCGACGACGACGCCCGGCATCGGCGTCCCGATGTGTCTCATCAGCGGACAGATAACGGCCGAGGCGGTCTCGAAGACGGCGTGA
- a CDS encoding MBL fold metallo-hydrolase has product MELTVLGSGSAMPVPDRAQSGYLLDDGDRSLLVDCGSGVLQRLAATETGYEGVSTVLLTHHHLDHVAALLPLLKARWLAGAEHLEVVGPAGTKSLVDGLLDVHDYLDGRVDLAVREVSAARPFAAAGFDVAARETRHSMDGLAYRFSPPGSDADPAEGPLTLSGDTEAFAGMASFADGSGVLVHDCSFPDGTDVSNHPNPTELGASLAGVDVDTLLLSHLYPHTGGREREMARSVREAGFEGDVEVASDGLRVDL; this is encoded by the coding sequence ATGGAACTCACCGTCCTCGGCTCCGGCAGCGCGATGCCGGTGCCCGACCGCGCGCAGTCGGGGTACCTCCTCGACGACGGCGACCGCTCCCTCCTCGTCGACTGCGGCAGCGGCGTCCTCCAGCGGCTCGCCGCCACCGAGACCGGCTACGAGGGGGTCTCGACCGTCCTCCTGACGCATCATCACCTCGACCACGTCGCGGCCCTGCTCCCCCTGTTGAAGGCCCGGTGGCTCGCCGGGGCGGAACACCTCGAAGTGGTCGGCCCGGCGGGGACCAAGTCGCTCGTCGACGGGCTCCTCGACGTCCACGACTACCTCGACGGCCGGGTCGATCTGGCGGTCCGGGAGGTGTCGGCGGCGCGCCCGTTCGCGGCGGCCGGCTTCGACGTCGCCGCCCGCGAGACCCGCCACTCGATGGACGGGCTGGCGTACCGGTTCTCGCCGCCGGGTTCCGACGCGGATCCCGCCGAGGGCCCGCTCACGCTCTCCGGCGACACCGAGGCGTTCGCCGGGATGGCGTCGTTCGCCGACGGGAGCGGCGTCCTCGTCCACGACTGCTCGTTCCCGGACGGCACCGACGTGTCGAACCACCCGAACCCCACCGAGCTGGGCGCGTCGCTCGCGGGCGTCGACGTCGACACGCTCCTCCTGTCGCACCTCTACCCGCACACGGGCGGTCGGGAGCGAGAGATGGCCCGGAGCGTCCGCGAGGCGGGCTTCGAGGGCGACGTCGAGGTCGCGAGCGACGGGCTCCGCGTCGATCTCTGA
- a CDS encoding universal stress protein: MYDEILVPTDGSEAVDRALDHAVRLASDHDATVHALYVVDQRIATANSGDLHDEIVEDLQTQGEEAVAAVAERAEEAGLDAETSIVRGTPDTEIVSYADERGIDVIVMSPEGKSPRERIQSLGSVSDRVADDASVPVFLIK; this comes from the coding sequence ATGTACGACGAGATTCTGGTGCCGACCGACGGGAGCGAGGCGGTCGACCGAGCGCTCGATCACGCCGTCCGACTGGCGAGCGACCACGACGCGACCGTTCACGCGCTGTACGTCGTCGACCAGCGGATCGCGACCGCGAACTCCGGCGACCTCCACGACGAGATCGTCGAGGACTTACAGACGCAGGGAGAGGAGGCGGTCGCCGCGGTCGCCGAGCGCGCGGAGGAGGCGGGCCTCGACGCGGAGACGAGCATCGTCCGGGGGACGCCGGACACGGAGATCGTCTCGTACGCCGACGAGCGCGGGATCGACGTGATCGTGATGAGCCCGGAGGGGAAGTCGCCGCGCGAGCGGATCCAGTCGCTCGGCAGCGTCTCCGACCGCGTCGCCGACGACGCGAGCGTCCCGGTGTTCCTGATCAAGTAG
- a CDS encoding RNA-guided endonuclease TnpB family protein, with translation MEDVIRTVKVKLDVPDERCDDLHQTKDQFLHCANTTAEWAWRYPDEHCVTSKQQAENVLYDRLRDETALTANLVQKGIRRAIEATKSGVARLKKDDNTSQPHFDAWSVVYDKRSATFHRDHVSLSTTNGRVECPYVIPDDPGETPIGEYLLNENFEFRMSTLQYDRSTDSFYLHARMRRNTDEHEQSTTASSGAEHRTVLGVDLNVDGSLAVTSTGAFIGNADEMNHRRREFEKTRGSMQQAGTRSAHLSIQSVDDREHRWMRDELHRASNQIIDDARDHECTHVAFENLTDIRDRMAGAKRFHAWAFRRLYEYVEYKAEMLDVEVEQVSPAYTSQRCSKCGFTHETNRRSKHQFMCQKCEYELNADYNASKNIARKLLKRLRSGQTSSGGGAPCQCALKSGTLNLNGEFTASVSSTAEGESTDKPTTSVVGH, from the coding sequence GTGGAGGATGTGATTCGCACCGTCAAAGTCAAGCTTGACGTACCCGACGAGCGGTGCGACGACCTCCATCAGACGAAAGATCAGTTCCTCCACTGTGCGAACACGACTGCGGAATGGGCGTGGAGATACCCGGACGAGCACTGCGTCACCTCGAAACAACAAGCCGAGAACGTGCTTTACGACCGACTTCGGGACGAAACAGCGCTGACAGCGAACCTCGTTCAGAAGGGGATTCGACGCGCTATCGAGGCCACGAAAAGCGGTGTCGCCCGACTCAAAAAAGACGACAACACCAGTCAACCGCACTTCGACGCGTGGAGTGTCGTTTACGACAAGCGCAGCGCGACGTTCCACCGCGACCACGTGTCCCTTTCCACGACAAACGGGCGCGTCGAGTGTCCGTACGTGATTCCCGATGACCCGGGAGAGACACCGATCGGCGAGTACCTGCTGAACGAGAACTTCGAGTTCCGGATGTCCACGCTTCAGTACGACCGCTCGACCGACTCATTCTACCTCCACGCGCGAATGCGCCGCAACACAGACGAACACGAGCAGTCCACGACTGCTTCTTCTGGCGCCGAGCACAGAACAGTCCTTGGCGTCGATCTGAACGTGGACGGCTCGCTCGCCGTGACTTCCACAGGCGCGTTTATTGGGAACGCTGACGAGATGAACCATCGACGCCGCGAGTTCGAGAAGACCCGCGGATCGATGCAACAGGCAGGGACACGGTCGGCGCACCTGTCGATACAGTCGGTGGACGACCGCGAACACCGATGGATGCGGGACGAACTCCATCGTGCCTCGAACCAGATTATCGACGATGCTCGCGACCACGAATGTACGCACGTCGCGTTCGAGAACCTGACCGATATCCGCGATCGGATGGCTGGTGCGAAGCGATTCCACGCGTGGGCGTTCCGACGCTTGTACGAGTACGTGGAGTACAAAGCCGAGATGCTCGATGTCGAGGTGGAGCAGGTGAGTCCGGCGTACACGAGCCAGCGGTGTTCGAAGTGCGGCTTTACACACGAAACGAATCGGCGGTCGAAACACCAGTTCATGTGTCAGAAATGCGAGTACGAACTGAACGCGGACTACAATGCGAGCAAGAACATTGCTCGGAAACTTCTCAAACGTCTCCGCTCGGGGCAGACGTCTTCGGGTGGAGGCGCACCCTGTCAGTGTGCGCTCAAGTCAGGGACGCTGAACCTGAACGGCGAATTTACCGCCTCCGTCAGTTCGACGGCAGAAGGCGAGTCCACTGACAAGCCCACGACTTCAGTCGTGGGTCACTGA
- the cruF gene encoding bisanhydrobacterioruberin hydratase → MLDRTVRENRFTIAVLFPLVGALALVGSAEGWVPEPFAFHPWFVLFGVLVMRSPLVVGALPAIDRRALGWIGVLIAYTYAIELLGVATGWPYGSFEYTVDLGPMLGGVPVALPVFFIPLVVNAYLLCLLLLGSRASNGWLRLATVIAAVVAMDVVLDPGAVALGFWSFGGGSFYGVPLSNYAGWVVSATVAVVTLDRAFAGTALRDRLRDCEFMLDDMVSFVILWGGINLWYGNLLPAAVAAAFGVGLVRADRFDARLFTPWE, encoded by the coding sequence CTGCTCGACCGGACCGTGCGCGAGAACCGGTTCACCATCGCCGTGCTGTTCCCGCTCGTCGGCGCGCTGGCGCTGGTCGGCAGCGCGGAGGGGTGGGTGCCGGAGCCGTTCGCCTTCCACCCGTGGTTCGTGCTGTTCGGCGTGCTGGTGATGCGGTCGCCGCTCGTCGTGGGGGCCCTCCCCGCGATCGACCGGCGCGCGCTCGGCTGGATCGGCGTCCTGATCGCGTACACCTACGCGATCGAGCTGCTCGGGGTCGCCACCGGGTGGCCGTACGGCTCCTTCGAGTACACCGTGGACCTCGGGCCGATGCTCGGCGGCGTGCCCGTCGCGCTCCCGGTCTTCTTCATCCCGCTCGTGGTCAACGCGTATCTCCTGTGTCTCCTCCTCCTGGGGTCGCGGGCGTCGAACGGCTGGCTCCGGCTGGCGACCGTGATCGCCGCGGTCGTCGCGATGGACGTGGTGCTCGACCCCGGCGCGGTCGCGCTCGGCTTCTGGAGCTTCGGCGGCGGGAGCTTCTACGGCGTCCCGCTCTCGAACTACGCCGGCTGGGTGGTCTCGGCGACCGTCGCGGTCGTCACGCTCGACCGGGCGTTCGCGGGGACGGCGCTGCGCGACCGGCTGCGCGACTGCGAGTTCATGCTCGACGACATGGTGAGCTTCGTGATCCTCTGGGGCGGGATCAATCTCTGGTACGGGAACCTCCTGCCGGCCGCCGTCGCCGCCGCGTTCGGCGTCGGACTCGTCCGGGCGGACCGGTTCGACGCGCGGCTGTTCACGCCGTGGGAGTGA